From Sulfurospirillum tamanense, a single genomic window includes:
- the msrP gene encoding protein-methionine-sulfoxide reductase catalytic subunit MsrP, with protein sequence MYIFKKPRWQLSQTEVTDEALFHKRRDFLKLGAAALVSSSVVMDTLWAAKNDLLSPLAFTPTPYGKELELSTFEQASTYNNFYEFSTAKEKPARMAHTLRPSPWEVGFHGECENTTPLEVSALLATLPLEERIYRFRCVEGWSMVVPWIGFPLSALLAIAKPTSKAKYVLFQTKYDPTMFPDQRKGMRQGAIPYPYVEGLRMDEAMHPLAFVAVGMYGKVLPNQNGAPLRLIVPWKYGFKSIKSIDHVAFATTEPKNTWQALNPREYGFYANVNPHVDHPRWSQAKERKLGSFLKTETLMFNGYGEEVASLYKEMDLKRFF encoded by the coding sequence GTGTATATCTTCAAAAAACCCCGTTGGCAATTGAGCCAAACCGAAGTCACCGACGAAGCGCTTTTCCACAAACGAAGAGATTTTCTTAAACTGGGTGCGGCCGCGCTTGTCTCTTCGAGTGTGGTGATGGACACCCTTTGGGCGGCCAAAAACGACCTCCTTAGCCCCCTTGCATTCACCCCAACCCCCTACGGAAAAGAGTTGGAATTGAGCACCTTTGAACAAGCAAGCACTTACAATAACTTTTACGAATTTTCCACCGCCAAAGAAAAACCTGCGCGCATGGCCCATACCCTTAGACCTTCGCCGTGGGAAGTGGGTTTTCACGGTGAGTGCGAAAACACCACGCCCCTTGAAGTCTCAGCGTTGCTCGCAACACTTCCCCTCGAAGAGCGGATTTACCGTTTTCGCTGTGTTGAGGGGTGGTCGATGGTCGTGCCGTGGATTGGATTTCCCCTCTCCGCCCTCTTGGCCATCGCCAAGCCAACCTCTAAAGCCAAGTACGTGCTGTTCCAAACCAAATACGACCCGACCATGTTTCCCGACCAACGCAAAGGCATGCGCCAAGGAGCCATTCCTTACCCGTATGTGGAAGGGTTGCGCATGGATGAAGCGATGCACCCGCTTGCGTTTGTGGCGGTGGGCATGTACGGAAAAGTACTCCCCAACCAAAACGGCGCACCGTTGCGCTTGATTGTGCCGTGGAAATACGGTTTCAAAAGCATCAAATCCATCGACCATGTGGCCTTTGCTACCACGGAGCCTAAAAACACATGGCAAGCACTCAACCCTAGAGAGTACGGATTCTACGCCAACGTCAACCCGCACGTTGACCACCCCCGCTGGAGTCAAGCCAAAGAGCGCAAACTGGGCAGTTTTTTAAAAACAGAAACGCTGATGTTTAACGGTTACGGCGAAGAAGTGGCTTCGCTGTACAAAGAGATGGACTTGAAAAGATTTTTTTGA
- a CDS encoding bile acid:sodium symporter family protein, which translates to MVNRINGLFPLWAVLVGALAYLAPTLFKSHASLIVPLLTMIMFFMGATLKAEDFLRALKRPVVIGLTLALQFGCMPLLAFGISKTLGFSTDLLVGMLLVGAVSGGTASNVMAYLAKADVALSITLTAISTILSVLLTPFLVWFYVGQEVDVNAMGMLMGIVKIVLVPVLAGLVCSHLFGAKIQKLHGLFALFSMGAILFIIAIVIALNQPKIATVGALIFLGVVLHNLLGLLIGYLVPKLLGYDTKTCRTIAIETGMQNSGLAVALAGKYFAATPLSALPGALFSVWHNISGSLLAGFWGKREIS; encoded by the coding sequence CGCATTAATGGACTCTTTCCCCTTTGGGCTGTTTTGGTGGGGGCTTTGGCTTACCTTGCACCGACGCTTTTTAAATCCCATGCTTCGCTCATTGTGCCTTTACTGACGATGATTATGTTTTTCATGGGCGCGACCCTCAAAGCTGAGGATTTTTTGCGCGCGCTTAAGCGTCCTGTGGTCATTGGTTTGACTCTGGCTTTGCAGTTTGGCTGTATGCCGCTGTTGGCTTTTGGCATCTCCAAAACCCTCGGGTTTTCCACGGACTTGCTTGTGGGGATGCTTCTTGTAGGCGCCGTTTCAGGCGGCACTGCGTCTAACGTCATGGCCTATCTTGCCAAGGCAGATGTGGCCCTTTCCATCACACTCACCGCCATTAGCACGATTCTTTCTGTGCTTCTTACCCCTTTTTTGGTGTGGTTTTATGTGGGGCAAGAAGTGGATGTCAACGCCATGGGTATGCTCATGGGCATCGTCAAAATCGTCCTTGTGCCTGTGCTTGCGGGTCTTGTGTGTAGCCACCTTTTTGGTGCCAAAATCCAAAAACTCCACGGCCTTTTTGCACTCTTTTCCATGGGAGCGATTTTATTCATCATCGCTATCGTCATCGCCCTCAACCAACCCAAAATCGCCACCGTAGGCGCGCTCATCTTCCTTGGTGTGGTCTTGCACAACCTTCTAGGACTGTTAATAGGCTACCTTGTGCCCAAACTCTTGGGCTACGACACCAAAACCTGCCGCACCATCGCCATCGAAACAGGGATGCAAAACTCAGGCCTTGCCGTAGCACTCGCGGGCAAATATTTTGCCGCCACCCCTTTAAGCGCGCTTCCGGGAGCACTTTTTAGCGTCTGGCACAACATCTCAGGCTCACTTCTTGCTGGGTTTTGGGGTAAACGGGAAATCTCCTAA
- a CDS encoding sulfite oxidase heme-binding subunit YedZ, which produces MQKIAVFVGSLLPLAYLLYGVQEANDPIKHIYTLTGLSAMGFLFLSLAITPLRRALNLLRYRRMLGLFALFYATLHFGNFFLLDAQLDVGFVLKETLDKPFIYLGMSAFVILIFMGITSTKRLFAKHHAKHKLVYIALILILIHETMAQKVLGNREMFFIFLTVLLLGWRGVVTVSQGINKRLNK; this is translated from the coding sequence ATGCAAAAAATAGCGGTATTTGTGGGGTCGCTTTTGCCCCTAGCCTATCTACTCTACGGCGTCCAAGAGGCCAACGACCCCATCAAACACATCTACACCCTCACAGGGCTTAGTGCCATGGGGTTTTTGTTTCTCTCCTTAGCCATCACCCCCTTGCGACGTGCGCTTAACCTCTTGCGCTACCGAAGAATGTTAGGGCTTTTTGCGCTTTTTTACGCCACACTGCATTTTGGCAACTTTTTTCTTTTGGACGCGCAACTTGATGTGGGATTTGTGCTCAAAGAGACCCTCGACAAACCCTTTATTTACCTTGGCATGAGCGCATTTGTCATCCTCATCTTCATGGGCATCACCTCCACAAAACGCCTCTTTGCCAAGCACCACGCCAAACACAAACTCGTCTACATCGCCCTCATCCTCATCCTCATCCACGAAACCATGGCACAAAAAGTCTTGGGCAATCGAGAGATGTTTTTCATTTTTCTCACTGTTCTTTTGTTGGGCTGGAGAGGGGTTGTTACCGTGTCCCAAGGAATAAACAAAAGATTGAACAAATAA